DNA sequence from the Shewanella piezotolerans WP3 genome:
AAGGAATAGGTAAAATTGCCGCAGCATCCATTATCAGTAACCTACCAGAGCTTGGCTATATTAATAACAAAGAAGCCAGTTCGTTGGTTGGTGTAGCACCGATGAATAAAGAAAGTGGACGCTTTAAAGGCCATAGAAAAATCCAGGGAGGGCGACATCAAGTTAGAACCGTTTTGTACATGGCAATGATGTCAGCAATACAATCCAACCCCGTTTTTAAAGAGACTTATCAGCGACTCGTTGCCGCAGGAAAACCTAAGAAAGTCGCGATTATTGCATGCGTAAGAAAGATGGTTGTGATCCTAAATTCGATGCTAAGAGATGGTGTTTTGTGGGAAGCGCCAAAAGCTTAAAACTAGCTATTGACGCCATAGTCTCTTGTTAGATGATATAGCCACCATTTTGGATGATGTGGCGGCGATGAGTAAAATTGCAGCGCGTAAAACTGCAGGTGTGCTAGGCGATGATTTAGCGCTGAATGCCCAGCAGGTTACTGGCGTTTCAGCTGATAGAGAATTGCCTGTTGTTTGGGCTGTGGCAGTGGGTTCATTTAAAAATAAGTGTATATTAGTCCCTGCAGCTATGCTGATTAGCGCATTTATTCCTTGGGCTGTCACGCCCTTGTTGATGTTTGGCGGCTTATTCCTTTGCTATGAAGGCTTCGAGAAAATTTATCATAGTTACCAAGTAAAGCAGCAAGGCCAAGCAGCCGCAGAGGCCTTACCCGAAGAGGTGATTGGCGACCTTAAAGAGTATGAGCGGAGAAAAATAAAAGGCGCCATCAGAACCGACTTTGTACTCTCTGCTGAAATCATAGCCATCACGCTCGGTATTGTGGCTGATAAAAGCTTAACCACCCAGTTCTTTACTCTCAGCGTGATTGCTATCGTCATGACCATTGGTGTATATGGCTTGGTGGCGGGGATTGTGAAAATTGACGATGCTGGCTTGTATTTAAGTCAGCGCCAAGGGGAAAGTTTAACTGCCCGTTTTAAGCGTCGATTTGGCTTCATGTTACTCAACTCAGCGCCCTATTTAATGAAAACGTTATCTGTAGTCGGCACCATCGCCATGTTTATGGTTGGCGGTGGGATCTTAACTCATGGCCTGCACTGGGTTAGCGAGCGCATAAGCCAAGCTGCTGCGCATATTGAAAGCCTATCAGTTGTTGGCCCAGTATTATCATTTGTTACACCGAGTATTTTAAACTCTATTTTTGGCGTTATTGCAGGGGCATTGGCAGTGATAATGATGCAACTATTTCTCAAGCTAAAAGGTGATAAACCTGCTAGCCACTAAACCCAGTAAGGGAGCGTTCGGTGGACAATAATGCTCAGCAAAATGAAACAATATTTCAAGTTAAAGTTGCGAGTTTCAACTTGTTCAATTATATCGAACCGCCGCTTGCTTACTATGATTTTGAGAATATCTATAGTGGGGAACAGTGGGCTAAGAAACAGCTTTGGTTAGCAAACTTCCTTGCTGAAAACCAGCCTGACATTATTGGTTTTCAAGAAGTTTTCTCTGCAGACGCTTTAGCGAATCAGGCTCGCGAAGCCGGGCTTGAGCATTTTGCAGTTGTTGATGAACCGACTATCGTTGATGATTTTATCTGCCGAGACCCTGTGGTTGCTATCGCTTCGAAATTTGCCTTTGAAGATGTGCAGGCAGTTGACGTTGATAGCGATTATGCCAAAGCACTGGGGCTAGAAGAGTCGTTTAAATACAGTCGTAAGCCTCTTAGGGTCACCGTTGTATTGCCAGACATTGGCCACTGCGATATCTATGTCGTACACCTAAAATCCAAAAGAGCATCATTAGATGAGTTGCCGCCCGCGCAAAGTATGACTGTAAAGCATAGCGGAAAAGCTAACTTTGGTGAGTTACTCGGACGTAATGTGCTTGGCCAATGGGCATCAGGTATTCAGAGGGGCACTGAAGCGGCGTTGTTATTTCATACTATGATGCTGCGACGAATTGAAACCCAGAATGCAATGATATTATTGGGGGACTTTAATGATTCTTTGAGTCATCAACCGCTGTCTTTGTTATTGGCTCAAGAGTTGCGATTCGAAAGAGAGGGGAGTGGGGAACTAGCAAGCTATCCTCTGTCTGATTCTTATCAGCTGTATTACCAGCGAGAGGCTGAAGTCAATGCTGAAAATATTTCAGATGAGAATTCGATGCCTTCTCAAAGGCAAGCTACCCATTATTACGGCGCTCAGGGAAACGTACTCGATTATATTTTATTGTCTCAAGACTTTAACCCCCATTTTCATACCAGCACCGCAGAAGTTACCGACTACCATACTGAAGACCGCCATCTGATTAACCCTCAGTATGCGCGGGACAGTCATAGCACCGATCATGCTCCTGTATTGTGTACAATCCACTCGCGGCGATAATCTTATAGTGCTATCGACTGCATCATCTTTTTTGGGTCTATCTCTGTTTCCCTTTTCTGAACCGCTCCTTTCATTAGTATTATTACAATTCAATCTTATTGGTATATTGTATTCACTTTGTTAGTATATTGTATATCTTGTGTTGTTTTGGGATGAACGCAGATTCTTCCAAGATAGCCTCACTAATAAAAACAATAATTACTTGTAGGGAGTTAGAGTATGCCTTTTCGATTATCAGGACTCAGTATCGCGTTGTGTTTAACGTTGACGGCTTGTGGTGGAGGCGGTGGAGATGATACTCCAGTTCCTGTACCCCAGTAGTGCCAGATCCTGTCGTGCCGGATCCTGTTATTCCTGAAACTCCAGCTGCAGGTTTAATCTCTCTTAACTCTGCAATCAAGCATATTACACTGACTGAGCCACGCGCATATTTTGTTGATGTTACCGAGGCTGCTCCCACTTTGATCGTTGGGCTAATGGCCGGTGAAGCGGGGAAAAATATTGGTAATCCAGCGCTTTATGTTAGAGCAACCAATGAAGCGTCCAGCGGTGAGAGTGGTGAGTTTGACTGCGTATCAAATTACACTAGCGGTGAGTATGAATATTGCGTCATCGATAATGTAGAGCCTGGTCGTTACCATATTCTAGTCGACGCAAGCGCCAGTGATGCCGCTGTCGATGCCACGCTTTATACCAGTACCACTTTATTTAACAGTAGCAAGCGCTGCGATGAAGTGGATGTTCAGGTACGTGCCCAGGATTTAACTGCAGCACAAACTGATGAGGTGTGTCGTTCATTAAGGGACACTAAAGCACGTTTTGATACCACCTTGAGCGCTGCAATCTCGCCTGCATTCGGTGATATTGTCGAAGGTGATAAAAATGACATCACTAACGTTAATATTTTCTCAAGTCGGCGCAATCATAAATTATGGGTTGAGCATCTTTTTAATAATGACAATGGCAGTGGTATTTACTTTGAATCGGAAGCCACTGATTGGTTACATCGCTCGGATGTGTTTACCTTTAATGCACTTGAGTGGAATGGTGGTAGGTACAAAATTCGCTCTCTGGATCATGAGTATACCCATGCGTTAGATGCCCGTTATAACAAAGAGGGTGAATATGACGAATCTAAAGGTTTTAGTTGGTGGAGCGAAGGTTTAGCTGAGTACATTGGTATTCATTACAATAACCCTTACCAAAACATGACCACCGCAAGCGAGACGACTAAATACAGCTTACAACAAGTCTTTAACGGTGCTGCTAATGCCTACTCCTGGGGGCAATTGGTGGTAACGTTCTTACTTGAACAAAAACCAGCCATTGTCACCCAGATACTAACCCAGATGCGTGCGGGTGAATGGAATGAGTTAAAGTCATTATTGGCGCAGGTGGCGACAGACAGTCAGGCTGATTTTGAAGCTTGGTATCAAGGTCAACTACGCTCTGATTATGTGGCAAGTGTAACTTCTATTACAGTTGGTGAATTTACAGAGCTAACTGGTCGTAGTGGCCGCTTGTATGTTGTTGATGTTGCTGCTGGTACAGATTCAATAACCTTTAGCACCTCTAGTGGTTCTGCTGACATTGATTTATATGTGAATCAAGGCGCAGCTTTTCACCCTAGTGACGCTAATGCTGCAACGGCTCAATCGGTCACTAAAGATAGTAACGAGGAGAGCGTAACCATTACTAACCCAGTAGTGGGCAAATACTACATTGCCGCTGGCGACAGTTTCGCAGGCTCAGACATTATCGATGCCTATTTGTCAGTGTGTGTGGGTAGTAATTGCAGTGTCGCTTTACCAGATCCAATGGCAGTGACTTATGAAATTGAACCATACATGCCATATTGGCCAGCAAAAGGCACTATTGGTAGCTGTAATTTAGCACAAAGCTACAGCAGTGGCGCTGGTAACGCGACAGGACTGACAATTACTAATACAACAGACAATAACGTGGATGTTTACTGGGTAAGTCGAGACTCTGGTAAAAAAAGCGGCAGTGCGTATGCTTCGCTTGCCAAAGATGCGGTTTACACTGAAACATTTTGGAAGCTCGGTGATCGTATCATGCTAACGGATCCTGCTGGAGAATGTTTAGGCGTTGCGATTCTAAACGATACAAATAATGAATTTTCGCTAGTAGTAGAAAACTAATCTAAAACTCAACCTTATCGATAAAGCTCACCTTAATCGGTGAGCTTTTTTTTGCCTCAAATTTACAGTCAGACCAATCAGTATAAACATCTTCTCGCAAAAACTCGCCAATCTGGAGCGTTTTGGGCTGCCTATTTCTGTGCTGGACAACTTCACAAGGGAGTACCCGTTCTTTCAGTTGTTCGCCTTGAATCAGTTTGCCCAAAACAGCTCTGAGTAGATCAAATTCTTATATTGATTGCTATGAATAGACTTGAAATCTTACTGTTAACAAAAGCTTTACCAAAATGTCACAGATGTGTAATAGTGGCTATTTACCATCCTGACTCATTAGACCTCGTACCACTAAAATAAAATTAAGGGAATAATAATAATGAAACGACCTTTCTCACGAAGAGATTTTCTTGCTATGTCAGCCAAAGGCGTAGGCGCTGCAGTTGTATCATACGGCCTGATGGGCTGCAGCAGCGATGATGACGACGAAAACGTTATAGCTGCTGAGTTTCTACACGGTGTAGCCAGTGGTGACCCGAGCCATGATGCGATTATTTTGTGGAGTCGTGTGTCGCCATTGTCCGCTGGTGATATCAAAGTATCCTGGGAAGTCGCCACCGATAGTAGTTTTAGTCAGGTAGTGACTAATGGTGAGATGGTCACTAATAGCGACCGAGATTACACTGTAAAAATTGATGCGACTGGGCTTGAGGCTGGAACCCAATATTTCTACCGTTTTAAGGCTGGTAGCAATATGTCTCCTCCAGGTATGGCTAAAACATTACCTCAAGGTGCACTCGCGCAAGCAAAATTTGCCGTTCTATCATGTGCTAATTTCCCTGCAGGCTACTTTAATGTCTATGAGATGGCATCAAGAATGGATGATTTGGATGCGGTTATCCATCTAGGTGACTATATCTACGAATATGCTCGTGGAGAATATGCCAGCGAACGAGCCGCAGAGCTTGGACGTGAAGTATTACCTGAAGGCGAACTATTTAGCTTAGCAGATTACCGTACTCGCTATGGGCAATACCGCAGTGATTTGAGTTTACAGAAATTGCATGCCCAAACCGCCTTTATAACGGTTTGGGATGATCACGAAGTGGCTAATGATAGCTGGCGTGAAGGGGCTGAGAATCACAATGACAATGAAGGTGATTTTGATGCGCGCAAAGAGGGGGCATTACAGGCTTATTTCGAGTGGTTACCGATTCGTCCTTGGCGAGAAGGGAATCACGAAGAGATCTATCGCAGCTTTCAATTTGGTGATCTTGTCGATCTGCACATGCTAGATACAAGACTGCTAGGTCGAGATAAACCCCTTGAATACCCAGACTATATGGATCCTGCTACGGGTGGGCTAGATAGCGCACGCTTTATGGCCGATGTTACCGACACCAATAGAACGATGCTTGGGCAAGAGCAGCAAACGTGGCTACAGTCGACGCTATTGACCTCAACCGCCAAATGGCAAGTGCTCGGGCAACAAGTGCTTATGGGACAGATGATGCTTCCTGCAGCAATAGCAACGCAGCAATTGTCTATTCCTGAATTTGGTCAATTAGCCGCACTAGCAGGCTTTGCAGCAAGAGCACAGGCAGGCGATCCGACATTGACCGCTGATGAGCTCAAGTATCTGCAGTCTTATGGCGATAAGCTAACCCCTGAAGCGATGGCGCTGTTGCAACTACCTTCTATTCCTTACAACTTAGATGCTTGGGATGGATATGCCTATGAGCGTGAAGTTATTTTGGCAACCGCAAAGTCATTGGCGAAAAACCTTGTCGTGATAGCGGGTGATACCCATAACGCTTGGGCCAATGAGCTCAAAGATGCTGCTGGCGATGTGGTCGGGGTTGAGTTTGCAACAAGCTCAGTATCATCACCTGGGCTCGAGTATTACTTAGGAATTGAAGCTAAAGATATACCCGCGACAGAAGAGGCAATTCTTGGGCTTGTCGATAGCCTTAAATACGCAAACTTAATGAATCGCGGAATGTTGACGTTAACCTTCACACACGACGAAGTTCGCAGTGATTGGCGTTATGTCGATACCATTATGACCCGCGGGTTTGTGGAAGATATAGCGCGTAATCATTCACTGGTCACTAAAGCGGGCACGCCTAGCTTGGAAGAGCTGACTTAGGCAAAGTGTCTTAAAAAATAAAATATCCCCGTTCTACCTGGAGATGCAGAATTCAGTGGGAATTTTATGGGCTTTATACCAATTGTATTAAAAGTTTGACCATTCAGCGGGAATTCAAAACGCTGTAGGAAAGTAGTGGGATTTGAGCTAATAGTTATTCTATATCCAAATCCCATAGCGAATCATACAGCGTTTGCCAATTTGTTTAACCTCAGCCGCACTACGTGAGTTCCTCAGTCTTTCCACTTCTGCTTTGCATTGGCTTAAAAGGGAACAACCATTTCTTTACCAATGCGCTTTGAATTGAAAAGACTGAGGGGCTCTGAACTGGTCAAATACTTAATGCAATTGGTATTGATCACGGCATTGATTGCTACTAATGGTCACTCCCTTGGTAAATCAATAACACTGAGTAAAGCCCATTAAAGCCCATCGCAGAAGGCTTTGTGCCAGCCCACTTCATTGTTACAGTCACTTAAAAAGGAGTAAGCATTTCTACGTTAATGCGGTTAGAATTGCACTGGCACACAGCCTCTGAAACGAGCAGCTTCAAGTAGAACGGCTATAGATATTTAATAAATGGCTGCCTTCAGGTGGCCGTTTTTATGGTAAGTGTCCACTGCACCGGCCCGGGTGAAGTGCTTTCGTTATACTGCAATGAATCCTATCAGCATAAGAGTATATTGCTCACCGCTATCACTAATATAGATCTATTTAATGGTGGCAATCTTTAGAGTACATATTCAATTTGATTGGCATAAGCCACAACTTTGCGCCATTTTTGCAGCATTAGTGCAGTTTTTAGTATAAAATTCGCCTCCAAAATCGGGTGGGTGCCTACACTTTAAACAGTTGCGCTAGGACTTCGCTAGCGAGAGCCTATTTCAGAGTTTGGAATAGTGGCTAGCAACTGCATTTTTGAGACCCAAAATAAGATAACTATACCAAGATGGGGACGGTCAGATGTCAGATAAACGCTTTATAACGGCGCAAGAATTACTAGAAGATTCTTTTCGCTTAGCAGCACAGGTTTATGAAAGTGGATTTCGTCCACAATTTATTGTGGGTATATGGCGTGGTGGCGCGCCGATAGGGATTGCTGTGCAAGAGTTTTTTGACTTTAAAAAAGTAGAAACTGACCACATTGCCGTTCGTACTTCTTCTTACTATGGTATTAACCAGCAGAGCAAGCAGATCAAAGTACATGGCTTACACTATATCGTTGAGAATGCTAACGCAGACGATGGTTTATTGATTGTTGATGACGTGTTTGATTCAGGTCGCAGTGTTCACGCGCTTAAAGATAAGTTAAGTGACTTGATGCGTTTGAACATGCCAAAAGATGTGCGTATTGCTTGCCCATACTACAAGCCTAAAAATACTTCTGTACCACTAACACCTGATTACTTTATTCACGAGTCTGAAGAGTGGTTGGTGTTTCCTCATGAAGTTGCCGGGCTTTCAGCTGAGGAGCTAGCTGAAGGGAAAGGTGATTTGAAAAATATTAAAGACTTATTCGTTTAATTGATTAACTGAATAAGAAAGCCACCGTTAAGGTGGCTTTTTGGTATCTAGAGAAACTTTATAGTGAGGCTATAGTTTATCAATGGCTCATCTTTGACTTTATCAGTAAACATTTCTGTTCTTGTCCAATAGCCTCTTTTAGCGCTCTATCTGTGCCATCAGAGAGTTGACTGTTGCTTTGCAGGTTTTGCAATGCGCTTTCATTGGCGTAGCTGCAGTTTGTTGGGATAAGGTATTTGGCATAACTACGCATAAATACTGGCCCTTTCTCACTGTCTAGCTTAGCGAGTGTTGCTAGGCGTTGATCCGCCGTAACTGCGCTCAGTGCTTTTTGTTCACTAGGGTATAGGTTTTCAATGATACTGCGCTGCTTAGAAAAAGGCAGGTTTGTTTGTTGCTGGATGCGAGTTAGCCACTGACGTTTTTTCAGCGCGTCAGGGCGAGACACTTCGGCTGCAAGAGCTGATTTTTGTCCTGCATCACTGTTGTCGACACCGCGCTCTTTTCGCAACCAGTACATAGCCGTTGGATGATCGTAGCGATTTAAATGAGCGATCATCAACCAGCGAAGATCTTGATCTAGCACTAACCCCTTGATACTGGCTTTATCGCTGAGTAGCGCATCGATATGATTGAGTGCATCTTTACTGCGTGCAAAACTGACATAGTTTTCAAACCAGCGACGCTGAAAGTCTCTGCTATCACTTTTTATCATTACTTTTCGAAGGCTCATCTGTTCAATGGCCCTGATGGCTTGCTTGGCAAAACGTTGATTGCTCGGATCCATCTTGTCGAGATAACTCCGAGTTTTTGATAAACTCTTAAGCACTTGCCCTACAATGGTTTGGTCTGCTTCTCCTGGTAAATTGACCAGCACGGCACCGATATAATCGTTCAGAGATAAGCTGCCATCTTCAACACTATCCCACAAGCTTTGCCAGAGCATGGAACGTAGCAATGGATCTTTCACAAGGCGCAAATTTTGTTTTGCGGTCTTGAAAGATACAGGATCAAGGTTGACCTTAACGAACCCCCAATCTTGATAGTTAGGGTAGACAAGATCTGGGCAGTGTAAACCAATTAAACGAGTGACCTTAGTCGTGGCACCTTTATAGGTCACAGGCATACTAATATTATGATGCAGACGGCTACGCCCTTGAGTAAATAAACCTATTTGAACCCGTTGTTCACGCAAGGTCGATAGGGCACTATTAGGAGCTGACTGCGTCAGGTTAAACTGTGTAATGCGGCCATTTTCACAGCTGAAATCGGCTTTAATGCTATTCACCCCAGCTTCATAAAGCCATTGTTGACTCCAAGTGGTGAGATTTTTATTCGCTGCATTTCCTAGACTTTTAATGAAATCATTGAGCTCGGCATTTTGATAGCTGTATTGCTGTAGGTAATCTTGCACACCTTTCTGAAAAGCTTTCTCGCCTAACAAATGGTTTAGTTGCTTTAGTGCTGAGGCACCTTTTGAGTAGGTGATCGCATCTATATTATCAAAGGCATTTTGGCTACTCGCAACGGGGACTTCGATAGGGTGAGTGCTAGTTTGGCTATCTAAGTGGTAAGCACTTTGCTTGTTATTGGCATAAAAAGTACGCCATGCATGGCTAAACTCTGTGGCCTCAGCAGTAGCCAAAGTCCCCATAAATGAAGCGAAGCTTTCATTGAGCCATAGGCCGTTCCACCACTTCATTGTGACCAAGTTACCAAACCATTGGTGAGCCATTTCATGCATGATGACACCGGCTAAACGCTGTTTCTGCGCGGCAGTCATTTCGCTATTGAACAGAAAACGACTTTCGCTAAAGGTGATTGCTGCAGCATTTTCCATGGCACCATAAAGGAAGTCTGGTACTAATACTTGGTCGTATTTTTTAAATGGATAAGGGATGCCGAAATAACTGTCGAAAAACTCAAGCCCTTGTTGAGTATAAGTAAACCAGTCTTGAGGTGTGACTTGATCTGCGACAGATTGACGCGCAAATAAGCGAAGCGGATAGGGGCCACTATTATCGGCCCACTGCTGGTAAGGGCCTGCATGCATTGAGAAGTTGTAAGGACTCAACTTAGGAGATTGCGGGAATTGCCATTGGCGAGTATCCCCAAGCTCAGTAATTGAGGACTCACGCATAGCACTAATGACAGTCCACGCTTTTGGTGCTGTGACAGAGAGCGTAAAGTTTGCTTTTAGATCTGGTTGGTCAAACACGGCAAACATCTGCTGCGCTGCAGCAGGTTCAAAATGAGAATATAGATAAACCTTGCCATCGATTGGATCGACAAAGCGATGCAATCCTTCGCCGTTGGTGCTGTGCTCTCGACTAAATTGCACTTCAACGGTGTTATTACCTGTACTCAATAAGCCCGGGTTTAAAGTGATATAACTGCCGTTGTAGTTTGGGTACACCTTTTTACCATTAATACTAAAATGGCTAATGGTAGCTTGGTTTAGATCGAGTGTGAGTGCTTTGCTTGTGTCACTTAGGTTGAAGTTAACAATCGTGGATGCTGAAAATCGACTTTCGCCGGTTAAGCTAAAGGCTAAATCATATTTTACATCCGAGATCCTAGCAGAGCGCTGCATGGCTGACTGTTGGCTAATGTATGCTGTACCGTCTCGAGCTGATATAGGCTCTCGTGGTGTCGAGTTGCATGCACTTAGCACGATAGAGAGTAGAGCAACCAGTACAGTATAAAACAGCTTCAAAACAGCGTCCTTCTAATAGGCGAATTGGATAAGTTGCATACGGTACCTTATTTCTTCGATGTGCAGAAGTTTAAATAAAAAAGCCAGCGAGATGCTGGCTTTAATTACTTAGTTAGCGAGTGCTGACTTATATTACATTCCTAAGAACGATTTAGACTTAACTTTGCGGATCTCTTTTTCATCAGACCATTCAATCAGGCCAGTTTCTAGATCCATCAAACGCATAGTCATCTTGTAGTAAACATCTTTAGTGCTGCCATCTTGCTTCACAATGCTAGATAGGTTGCCGTATAGCATGTACTGTGCACCTATTTGACGACCAAAGCTTATCGCCGTTGATGGGTCAACCATGCCTGAATTGTTCTGGTAATCTAACTGCTTACGAACAGAGTCAACTTTGGTCATGTCAATGAAGCGGAATTTGCCAGAACGAAGCAGCTTGTTGCTGATTGAATCTGTGACAGATTCTGTATCGATATGCTCAGAGGTTTTGTTTTTAATCTTATCAACAAAGATGATTGGACGGTCGTTAGCGGTAATCGCTACAACGGGTGGAAAGGTCAGCATGCTATCGACCATTTTAGCTGAAATAGCTTGTAGGTCAGTTGAACCGAAGTTCTCATTGACGGTTTCCACTTCAGTGGCATCACCGTACTCAACTTTTGACTGACACGCAGACAAGCCAATAACTGCCGCGAGAATAAAAATAACTTTTAAATGTTTCATAGTAAATTCCATACAAGTGATTGCTAAATGATTATTGAATAAAAACGGGTGTAATTGCCAGTATCAATGGCCCATATAAGTGTGGTGCGGCCAGTTTCAACTTTAATCGTATTTGCTACAGCATTGTCGAGCTTAACCGAATAGCTGCCAGCCTTAACATAACTTCGGGCAATTTGTGCTTGCTCAGGCAAGGTCAGCCAACTGCGCCTATCGGCTTGCTCTGATATAACGTTAAAAATCTGCATAGCAATTGAGGCGTAATCAGTTTGATTATTTCGACGTTTGCTATCACTTTCAACACTGCGTGCCATTTCAGACTTGGCATATACTCGGGC
Encoded proteins:
- a CDS encoding DUF808 domain-containing protein; protein product: MLDDIATILDDVAAMSKIAARKTAGVLGDDLALNAQQVTGVSADRELPVVWAVAVGSFKNKCILVPAAMLISAFIPWAVTPLLMFGGLFLCYEGFEKIYHSYQVKQQGQAAAEALPEEVIGDLKEYERRKIKGAIRTDFVLSAEIIAITLGIVADKSLTTQFFTLSVIAIVMTIGVYGLVAGIVKIDDAGLYLSQRQGESLTARFKRRFGFMLLNSAPYLMKTLSVVGTIAMFMVGGGILTHGLHWVSERISQAAAHIESLSVVGPVLSFVTPSILNSIFGVIAGALAVIMMQLFLKLKGDKPASH
- a CDS encoding endonuclease/exonuclease/phosphatase family protein, with protein sequence MDNNAQQNETIFQVKVASFNLFNYIEPPLAYYDFENIYSGEQWAKKQLWLANFLAENQPDIIGFQEVFSADALANQAREAGLEHFAVVDEPTIVDDFICRDPVVAIASKFAFEDVQAVDVDSDYAKALGLEESFKYSRKPLRVTVVLPDIGHCDIYVVHLKSKRASLDELPPAQSMTVKHSGKANFGELLGRNVLGQWASGIQRGTEAALLFHTMMLRRIETQNAMILLGDFNDSLSHQPLSLLLAQELRFEREGSGELASYPLSDSYQLYYQREAEVNAENISDENSMPSQRQATHYYGAQGNVLDYILLSQDFNPHFHTSTAEVTDYHTEDRHLINPQYARDSHSTDHAPVLCTIHSRR
- a CDS encoding collagenase → MPDPVVPDPVIPETPAAGLISLNSAIKHITLTEPRAYFVDVTEAAPTLIVGLMAGEAGKNIGNPALYVRATNEASSGESGEFDCVSNYTSGEYEYCVIDNVEPGRYHILVDASASDAAVDATLYTSTTLFNSSKRCDEVDVQVRAQDLTAAQTDEVCRSLRDTKARFDTTLSAAISPAFGDIVEGDKNDITNVNIFSSRRNHKLWVEHLFNNDNGSGIYFESEATDWLHRSDVFTFNALEWNGGRYKIRSLDHEYTHALDARYNKEGEYDESKGFSWWSEGLAEYIGIHYNNPYQNMTTASETTKYSLQQVFNGAANAYSWGQLVVTFLLEQKPAIVTQILTQMRAGEWNELKSLLAQVATDSQADFEAWYQGQLRSDYVASVTSITVGEFTELTGRSGRLYVVDVAAGTDSITFSTSSGSADIDLYVNQGAAFHPSDANAATAQSVTKDSNEESVTITNPVVGKYYIAAGDSFAGSDIIDAYLSVCVGSNCSVALPDPMAVTYEIEPYMPYWPAKGTIGSCNLAQSYSSGAGNATGLTITNTTDNNVDVYWVSRDSGKKSGSAYASLAKDAVYTETFWKLGDRIMLTDPAGECLGVAILNDTNNEFSLVVEN
- a CDS encoding alkaline phosphatase D family protein, whose protein sequence is MKRPFSRRDFLAMSAKGVGAAVVSYGLMGCSSDDDDENVIAAEFLHGVASGDPSHDAIILWSRVSPLSAGDIKVSWEVATDSSFSQVVTNGEMVTNSDRDYTVKIDATGLEAGTQYFYRFKAGSNMSPPGMAKTLPQGALAQAKFAVLSCANFPAGYFNVYEMASRMDDLDAVIHLGDYIYEYARGEYASERAAELGREVLPEGELFSLADYRTRYGQYRSDLSLQKLHAQTAFITVWDDHEVANDSWREGAENHNDNEGDFDARKEGALQAYFEWLPIRPWREGNHEEIYRSFQFGDLVDLHMLDTRLLGRDKPLEYPDYMDPATGGLDSARFMADVTDTNRTMLGQEQQTWLQSTLLTSTAKWQVLGQQVLMGQMMLPAAIATQQLSIPEFGQLAALAGFAARAQAGDPTLTADELKYLQSYGDKLTPEAMALLQLPSIPYNLDAWDGYAYEREVILATAKSLAKNLVVIAGDTHNAWANELKDAAGDVVGVEFATSSVSSPGLEYYLGIEAKDIPATEEAILGLVDSLKYANLMNRGMLTLTFTHDEVRSDWRYVDTIMTRGFVEDIARNHSLVTKAGTPSLEELT
- a CDS encoding phosphoribosyltransferase, with the protein product MSDKRFITAQELLEDSFRLAAQVYESGFRPQFIVGIWRGGAPIGIAVQEFFDFKKVETDHIAVRTSSYYGINQQSKQIKVHGLHYIVENANADDGLLIVDDVFDSGRSVHALKDKLSDLMRLNMPKDVRIACPYYKPKNTSVPLTPDYFIHESEEWLVFPHEVAGLSAEELAEGKGDLKNIKDLFV
- the pepN gene encoding aminopeptidase N, with protein sequence MKLFYTVLVALLSIVLSACNSTPREPISARDGTAYISQQSAMQRSARISDVKYDLAFSLTGESRFSASTIVNFNLSDTSKALTLDLNQATISHFSINGKKVYPNYNGSYITLNPGLLSTGNNTVEVQFSREHSTNGEGLHRFVDPIDGKVYLYSHFEPAAAQQMFAVFDQPDLKANFTLSVTAPKAWTVISAMRESSITELGDTRQWQFPQSPKLSPYNFSMHAGPYQQWADNSGPYPLRLFARQSVADQVTPQDWFTYTQQGLEFFDSYFGIPYPFKKYDQVLVPDFLYGAMENAAAITFSESRFLFNSEMTAAQKQRLAGVIMHEMAHQWFGNLVTMKWWNGLWLNESFASFMGTLATAEATEFSHAWRTFYANNKQSAYHLDSQTSTHPIEVPVASSQNAFDNIDAITYSKGASALKQLNHLLGEKAFQKGVQDYLQQYSYQNAELNDFIKSLGNAANKNLTTWSQQWLYEAGVNSIKADFSCENGRITQFNLTQSAPNSALSTLREQRVQIGLFTQGRSRLHHNISMPVTYKGATTKVTRLIGLHCPDLVYPNYQDWGFVKVNLDPVSFKTAKQNLRLVKDPLLRSMLWQSLWDSVEDGSLSLNDYIGAVLVNLPGEADQTIVGQVLKSLSKTRSYLDKMDPSNQRFAKQAIRAIEQMSLRKVMIKSDSRDFQRRWFENYVSFARSKDALNHIDALLSDKASIKGLVLDQDLRWLMIAHLNRYDHPTAMYWLRKERGVDNSDAGQKSALAAEVSRPDALKKRQWLTRIQQQTNLPFSKQRSIIENLYPSEQKALSAVTADQRLATLAKLDSEKGPVFMRSYAKYLIPTNCSYANESALQNLQSNSQLSDGTDRALKEAIGQEQKCLLIKSKMSH
- the lpoB gene encoding penicillin-binding protein activator LpoB, whose protein sequence is MKHLKVIFILAAVIGLSACQSKVEYGDATEVETVNENFGSTDLQAISAKMVDSMLTFPPVVAITANDRPIIFVDKIKNKTSEHIDTESVTDSISNKLLRSGKFRFIDMTKVDSVRKQLDYQNNSGMVDPSTAISFGRQIGAQYMLYGNLSSIVKQDGSTKDVYYKMTMRLMDLETGLIEWSDEKEIRKVKSKSFLGM